The following are encoded together in the Microterricola viridarii genome:
- a CDS encoding carbohydrate kinase family protein, translated as MSDRSVFIAGPTSWNHIVQLDELPAPTPHMQFAGADWHTLGGTSAGKALHLAGLGVPVALHTLLGDDADGERIRALLGGVAGIELLATTVNGQSERHLNLMDPHGGRVSLYLSAPAAPELASAPGSAPADTGALAARTALESAAAVVLDLAPLSIPLLAEARAAGVTVWTDIHDYDGSASFHQPFIDAASCVFMNADRIGDPLPFARQRIAAGSRLVVCTLGADGAVAVDEHGEVHRVAAVPVPTIVDTNGAGDAFFAGYLAASLRGATTPEALTAASRQAALALGTRHLSPLLERILKG; from the coding sequence GTGAGCGACCGTTCGGTCTTCATCGCGGGGCCGACCTCCTGGAACCACATCGTGCAGCTGGACGAGCTTCCGGCTCCAACCCCGCACATGCAGTTCGCCGGGGCGGACTGGCACACGCTCGGTGGCACCTCGGCCGGCAAGGCCCTGCACCTGGCCGGGCTCGGCGTTCCCGTTGCCCTGCACACGCTGCTCGGCGATGACGCCGATGGAGAGCGGATCCGTGCGCTGCTCGGCGGGGTCGCCGGCATCGAACTGCTCGCGACGACCGTGAACGGCCAGAGCGAGCGCCACCTGAACCTGATGGACCCGCACGGCGGCCGCGTCTCGCTCTACCTGAGCGCGCCGGCTGCGCCCGAGTTGGCGTCTGCGCCCGGGTCTGCGCCCGCGGATACCGGTGCGCTCGCCGCGCGCACGGCCCTCGAGTCCGCGGCAGCCGTCGTGCTCGACCTCGCTCCGCTGAGCATCCCGTTGCTCGCAGAGGCCCGGGCCGCCGGGGTTACGGTGTGGACTGACATCCACGACTATGACGGCAGCGCCAGCTTCCACCAGCCGTTCATCGACGCGGCATCCTGCGTGTTCATGAACGCAGACCGGATCGGTGACCCGCTGCCCTTCGCCCGGCAACGCATCGCGGCCGGCAGCCGCCTCGTCGTCTGCACGCTCGGTGCAGACGGGGCCGTCGCGGTCGACGAGCACGGCGAGGTGCATCGGGTGGCCGCGGTGCCAGTGCCAACGATCGTCGACACGAACGGTGCGGGCGACGCGTTCTTCGCTGGCTACCTAGCGGCGAGCCTGCGCGGAGCCACGACTCCAGAGGCACTCACGGCAGCGTCACGGCAGGCCGCCCTGGCCCTCGGAACACGGCACCTCAGCCCGCTGCTTGAGCGCATTCTGAAGGGCTGA
- a CDS encoding cation:proton antiporter, whose product MEPTVLGVIAVALIVGAAVLGRKTGIASVLILLVGGIVIGYLPGTPPVDIPPEWILAGVLPLLLYSSAVNVAFTDFRRNLRAITGLSVTLVVVTSVIVGGVLYLLLPGLGLAAAIALGAVISPTDAVAATSIAKRLGLPNRLVSVLEGESLVNDASALVLLRSAVAATAGTVSLWEVAGDFVYASALGVGIGLLVGFVTVWIRARISEPVVTTTISFAIPFIAFVPAEHFGASGVIAVVAAGLVTGHRGASRFAANQRISDHTNWATVQFILEHAVFLLMGLELHALIEDVAAEQGGVPFALLLGLALTAIVVVIRFVFVFPQLAYLRRLERKQVEQGDLHRDNIRGFVEAAPAETERQVRRKRGLLRRLRKREADSDFYRTEGLEWREGLVISWAGMRGVVTLAAAQSLPAEIPFRSTLILVAFVVAVVTLFGLGGTLPAVIRKTGISAADEARSAETHELLDAVNRAAVAILDDPRQTTIDGMPADPVVVEGLRARYRRPAQLEIDEDTESQIDQRSQMRILDERMRQTARAELLDARALGSFSSEAIAAVQRVLDIEESRFDAL is encoded by the coding sequence ATGGAACCCACCGTCCTCGGCGTGATCGCCGTCGCCCTCATCGTCGGAGCCGCCGTGCTCGGCCGCAAGACGGGGATCGCCTCCGTGCTCATCCTGCTCGTCGGCGGCATCGTGATCGGTTATCTGCCCGGCACCCCGCCCGTCGACATCCCCCCGGAGTGGATCCTCGCCGGCGTGCTGCCGCTGCTGCTCTACTCCTCCGCCGTGAACGTCGCCTTCACCGACTTCCGCCGGAACCTCCGCGCGATCACCGGCCTCTCTGTAACCCTCGTGGTCGTCACCTCGGTGATCGTCGGCGGGGTGCTGTACCTGCTGCTGCCCGGGCTCGGCTTGGCCGCGGCGATCGCGCTGGGCGCCGTGATCAGCCCGACGGATGCCGTCGCCGCCACCTCCATCGCCAAACGGCTCGGCCTGCCGAACCGGCTGGTGTCGGTGCTGGAGGGCGAGAGCCTGGTGAACGACGCGAGCGCCCTGGTGTTGCTGCGCTCGGCGGTTGCTGCCACTGCCGGCACCGTGAGCCTGTGGGAGGTGGCCGGCGACTTCGTCTACGCCTCGGCGCTCGGCGTCGGCATTGGCCTGCTGGTCGGCTTCGTGACGGTGTGGATCAGGGCCCGCATCAGCGAGCCCGTCGTCACCACCACGATCTCTTTCGCGATCCCGTTCATCGCGTTCGTGCCGGCCGAGCACTTCGGCGCATCCGGCGTGATCGCGGTCGTGGCGGCTGGCCTGGTCACCGGCCACCGCGGTGCGAGCCGCTTCGCCGCCAACCAGCGCATCAGCGACCACACCAACTGGGCCACCGTGCAGTTCATCCTGGAGCACGCGGTGTTCCTGCTCATGGGGCTGGAGCTGCACGCGCTGATCGAAGACGTCGCGGCGGAGCAGGGTGGTGTGCCGTTCGCGCTGCTGCTCGGCCTGGCGCTCACGGCAATCGTCGTCGTCATCCGCTTTGTTTTCGTGTTCCCGCAGCTGGCCTATTTGCGTCGCTTGGAACGCAAACAGGTCGAGCAGGGCGATCTGCACCGCGACAACATCCGCGGCTTCGTCGAAGCCGCCCCCGCCGAGACGGAGCGGCAGGTGCGCCGCAAGCGCGGCCTGCTGCGGCGGCTGCGTAAGCGCGAGGCCGACAGCGACTTCTACCGCACGGAGGGGTTGGAATGGCGCGAGGGCCTCGTGATCTCGTGGGCGGGCATGCGCGGCGTCGTCACGCTGGCCGCCGCGCAGTCGCTGCCGGCCGAGATCCCGTTCCGCAGCACGCTGATCCTCGTGGCTTTCGTCGTGGCGGTCGTGACGTTGTTCGGGCTCGGCGGAACGCTGCCGGCCGTCATCCGCAAGACCGGGATCAGCGCTGCCGACGAGGCGCGCTCCGCAGAGACGCACGAGTTGCTCGACGCGGTGAACCGTGCAGCGGTCGCGATTCTCGACGACCCGCGCCAGACGACGATCGACGGCATGCCGGCCGACCCGGTCGTCGTGGAGGGCTTGCGTGCCCGCTACCGGCGACCCGCCCAGCTCGAGATCGACGAAGACACAGAGAGCCAGATCGACCAGCGCTCGCAGATGCGCATCCTCGACGAGCGGATGCGGCAGACCGCCCGCGCCGAGCTGCTCGATGCGCGTGCGCTCGGCAGCTTCAGCTCCGAGGCGATCGCGGCCGTGCAACGCGTGCTCGACATCGAGGAGTCCCGCTTCGACGCGCTGTGA
- a CDS encoding glycoside hydrolase family 13 protein, whose translation MLAPHHDGSPLHVSTQTPALGEGVRVRLRVPAGSTGPAGLGLSALEAVSVRSNPNHEPRFAPAELLGERGGWDWWQAEVEVENPVHGYRFLLTGPDGAGNPAQRWLNAAGLHDTEPLDSEDFKLVASPEGIGAPPEWMASSVLYQVFPDRFARSAAAEDRPLPSWAIAAAWGDPVQLTPPARSTQFYGGDLDGVTERLDHLGALGITLLYLTPVFAGRSNHRYDATSFDAVDSLLGGDEALVRLVEAAHARGIRVIGDLTSNHSGDAHEWFLAAHHHPEAPESDFYYWRDADNDGYESWLGVPSLPKFNWASGELRRRFIEGPDSVVARWLKPPFNLDGWRIDVANMTGRLGAEDLNAEVRQTIRRTMVEVNPDTILLGESTNDAASDFQGDAWHGAMTYTTFTRPLWSWLMNPGSQAAGGIGFAGNRVPVFTGRQFFEAHNRFVSGFPWRTRLGTLNALNTHDTPRFATSALPGAVPVALGLSVTLPGIPVVFAGDEFGLTGEDGEASRTPIPWALLEGEPATDAAALAQQTTRLYAELIALRRSQPALNGGGMRWLHIGDDVLVFVRESATNSVLVAAGRGEFSVRIPRAALGGALRDANAPQPLFGAEVDGSHGVALAASDTEITLASAGAGFAAWALSGVETP comes from the coding sequence ATGCTCGCACCTCACCACGACGGATCCCCGCTCCACGTCTCGACGCAGACGCCCGCGCTCGGCGAGGGGGTGCGGGTGCGGCTGCGCGTCCCGGCCGGCTCCACGGGGCCGGCCGGGCTCGGGCTGAGCGCGCTCGAGGCGGTCAGCGTGCGCTCGAACCCGAACCACGAGCCGCGCTTCGCCCCGGCCGAGCTGCTCGGGGAACGCGGCGGCTGGGACTGGTGGCAGGCCGAGGTCGAGGTCGAGAATCCGGTGCACGGCTACCGCTTCCTGCTGACGGGACCGGATGGCGCAGGCAACCCGGCCCAGCGCTGGCTGAACGCGGCGGGGCTGCACGACACCGAGCCTCTCGACTCCGAGGATTTCAAGCTCGTCGCCAGCCCGGAGGGCATCGGCGCCCCGCCGGAGTGGATGGCCTCCAGCGTGCTCTACCAGGTGTTCCCCGACCGCTTCGCGCGTTCTGCGGCCGCTGAGGATCGTCCGCTGCCGTCCTGGGCGATCGCCGCAGCGTGGGGCGACCCCGTCCAGCTCACCCCACCGGCCAGGTCGACCCAGTTCTACGGCGGAGACCTCGACGGCGTCACCGAGCGGCTCGACCACCTGGGCGCGCTCGGCATCACGCTGCTCTACCTGACCCCTGTCTTCGCCGGGCGCTCCAACCACCGCTACGACGCCACCAGCTTCGACGCCGTCGACTCGCTGCTCGGCGGCGACGAGGCGCTGGTGCGGCTCGTCGAGGCGGCGCACGCCCGCGGCATCCGCGTCATCGGCGACCTCACCAGCAATCACTCGGGTGACGCGCACGAGTGGTTCCTGGCCGCGCACCACCACCCGGAGGCGCCCGAGAGCGACTTCTACTACTGGCGGGATGCCGACAACGACGGCTACGAGTCCTGGCTCGGCGTGCCCAGCCTGCCCAAGTTCAACTGGGCGTCCGGGGAGCTGCGCCGCCGCTTCATCGAGGGGCCGGACTCGGTCGTCGCGCGCTGGCTCAAGCCGCCGTTCAACCTGGACGGCTGGCGCATCGACGTCGCGAACATGACCGGCCGGCTCGGCGCCGAAGACCTGAACGCCGAGGTGCGCCAGACGATCCGGCGCACAATGGTCGAGGTGAACCCAGACACGATCCTGCTCGGGGAGTCGACCAACGACGCCGCCAGCGACTTCCAGGGCGACGCTTGGCACGGCGCCATGACCTACACGACGTTCACCCGGCCGCTGTGGAGCTGGCTGATGAACCCGGGCAGCCAGGCGGCCGGCGGCATCGGGTTCGCCGGCAACAGGGTGCCGGTCTTCACCGGACGGCAGTTCTTCGAGGCACACAACCGCTTCGTCTCCGGCTTCCCCTGGCGCACGCGGCTCGGCACGCTGAACGCGCTGAACACCCACGACACCCCGCGCTTCGCCACCAGCGCGCTGCCGGGCGCCGTTCCCGTCGCGCTCGGGCTCTCGGTGACGCTGCCCGGCATCCCCGTCGTGTTCGCCGGCGACGAGTTCGGCCTGACCGGGGAAGACGGCGAGGCCTCCCGCACGCCGATTCCGTGGGCGCTGCTGGAGGGCGAGCCGGCCACGGATGCGGCGGCGCTCGCGCAGCAGACCACCCGCCTCTACGCCGAGCTCATCGCGCTGCGCCGCAGCCAGCCTGCCCTGAACGGCGGCGGAATGCGTTGGCTGCACATCGGCGACGATGTGCTCGTGTTCGTGCGCGAATCTGCGACGAATTCTGTACTTGTTGCAGCCGGGCGTGGCGAGTTTTCGGTGCGCATCCCGCGGGCGGCACTCGGCGGCGCACTCCGCGACGCGAACGCCCCACAGCCCTTATTTGGCGCGGAAGTTGACGGTTCGCACGGCGTCGCCCTCGCGGCATCCGATACCGAAATCACGCTCGCTTCTGCGGGTGCCGGCTTCGCCGCCTGGGCACTTTCGGGCGTTGAAACACCCTGA
- a CDS encoding sugar ABC transporter permease, with translation MSALTQTPGTDDMSTRAITSTPGARRVEKRPFNFGRWFKATGWRHIVGVIMVVFSCFPLLFVLSSSLNPKGTLTGSNALFSAIGLDSYARILNSPDIPYTDWFVNTLIVAGITALATVFLGGLAAYSFSRMRFSGRRFGLVSIVIIQMFPQLLAVVAIFLLMSSIGDWFPALGLNTHLGLIMVYLGGALGVNTYLMYGFFNTIPASIDEAAKIDGAGHARIFFTMILRLAAPILAVVALLSFIATINEFVVASVILIDPEKQTLAVGLTKLVSNPRYADWSAFSAGAVMAALPVMAVFLFLQKYIVGGLTAGSVK, from the coding sequence ATGAGCGCACTGACCCAGACCCCCGGCACCGACGACATGTCGACCCGCGCCATCACGAGCACGCCCGGCGCGCGACGCGTCGAGAAGCGCCCGTTCAACTTCGGCCGCTGGTTCAAGGCCACCGGATGGCGCCACATCGTCGGCGTGATCATGGTCGTCTTCTCCTGCTTCCCGCTGCTGTTCGTGCTCTCCTCCTCGCTGAATCCGAAGGGCACGCTGACCGGCTCGAACGCCCTGTTCTCGGCCATCGGGCTCGACAGCTACGCCCGCATCCTGAACAGCCCGGATATCCCGTACACCGACTGGTTCGTCAACACGCTCATCGTGGCCGGCATCACCGCCCTCGCGACCGTGTTCCTCGGCGGCCTCGCCGCCTACTCGTTCTCGCGGATGCGCTTCAGCGGGCGACGATTCGGCCTGGTGTCGATCGTGATCATCCAGATGTTCCCGCAGCTGCTCGCCGTCGTGGCGATCTTCCTGCTCATGTCCAGCATCGGCGACTGGTTCCCGGCGCTCGGCCTGAACACCCACCTCGGCCTGATCATGGTCTACCTGGGCGGTGCCCTCGGCGTGAACACCTACCTGATGTACGGCTTCTTCAACACGATCCCGGCCTCTATCGACGAGGCCGCGAAGATCGACGGGGCCGGCCACGCCCGCATCTTCTTCACCATGATCCTGCGCCTGGCCGCACCGATCCTCGCCGTCGTCGCGCTGCTCAGCTTCATCGCCACAATCAACGAGTTCGTGGTGGCATCCGTGATCTTGATCGACCCGGAGAAGCAGACGCTGGCCGTTGGCCTCACCAAGCTGGTGTCCAACCCGCGTTACGCCGACTGGAGTGCGTTCAGCGCCGGCGCCGTGATGGCCGCCCTGCCCGTGATGGCGGTCTTCCTGTTCCTGCAGAAGTACATTGTCGGCGGCCTGACCGCCGGTTCGGTCAAGTAA
- a CDS encoding ABC transporter permease subunit yields the protein MTNNVSADVDEPTPEKPSKRQRQAGHIADAASVGIKVLLVKIIALGVLDALALTAIFILLAQREWLVIGVVVVATGLINWIYLGKRKLPAKYLTPGVIFLLIFQVFVLGYTAYIGFTNYGTGHNGTKEQAVSALMSSALERVEDSPTYAVTVLEQGDTLNLLVTEPNGEVMVGNAETPLHPVDNAQMDGGKAVGLDGYTALTFQEILAQSDAITALSVPASEDPNDGALRTPDGTSGYLYVSNLEYDEAAGTMTDTATGTVYTDNGSGAFTADDGQQLLPGWQVVVGADNFVRALTDESIRGPLVYVTIWTFVFAIVSVATTFFLGLFLAIVFNDMRMRGRKFYRVLMILPYAFPSFLSALVWAGMMNESFGFINQVLLGGAAVPWLTDPTLAKVSILIVNLWLGFPYMFLVCTGALQSIPEELQEAATVDGAKPWAVFRLIKLPLLLVSLAPLLIASFAFNFNNFNLIYMLTNGGPRDSSAPIPVGHTDILISMVYKVAFTGQTRDYGLASAFTILIFIVVAIISIISFRKTKALEDLN from the coding sequence ATGACCAACAACGTCTCCGCTGACGTCGACGAGCCCACCCCTGAGAAGCCCAGCAAACGGCAACGCCAGGCCGGCCACATCGCCGATGCGGCATCCGTCGGCATCAAGGTGCTGCTGGTCAAGATCATCGCCCTCGGCGTGCTGGACGCGCTGGCGCTCACCGCGATCTTCATCCTGTTGGCCCAGCGCGAGTGGCTGGTGATCGGCGTCGTCGTCGTGGCGACCGGCCTGATCAACTGGATCTACCTGGGCAAGCGCAAGCTGCCGGCCAAGTACCTCACCCCCGGCGTGATCTTCCTGCTGATCTTCCAGGTGTTCGTGCTCGGCTACACCGCCTACATCGGCTTCACCAACTACGGCACCGGCCACAACGGCACCAAGGAGCAGGCCGTCTCCGCGCTGATGAGCTCCGCGCTCGAGCGCGTCGAAGACTCGCCGACCTACGCGGTCACCGTGCTGGAGCAGGGCGACACCCTCAACCTCCTGGTCACCGAGCCGAACGGCGAGGTGATGGTCGGCAACGCCGAGACCCCGCTGCACCCCGTCGACAACGCCCAGATGGACGGCGGCAAGGCCGTCGGCCTCGACGGCTACACCGCGCTCACCTTCCAGGAGATCCTGGCCCAGAGCGATGCGATCACGGCCCTCTCCGTGCCGGCATCCGAAGACCCCAACGACGGCGCGCTGCGCACGCCCGACGGCACCAGCGGTTACCTCTACGTCTCGAACCTCGAGTACGACGAGGCTGCCGGCACCATGACCGACACCGCCACCGGCACCGTGTACACCGACAACGGCTCCGGAGCATTCACCGCGGATGACGGCCAGCAGCTGCTGCCCGGCTGGCAGGTCGTCGTCGGCGCCGACAACTTCGTCCGCGCGCTGACCGACGAGAGCATTCGCGGCCCGCTGGTCTACGTGACCATCTGGACCTTCGTCTTCGCGATCGTCTCGGTCGCGACGACCTTCTTCCTCGGCCTCTTCCTGGCCATCGTCTTCAACGACATGCGCATGCGCGGCCGCAAGTTCTACCGCGTGCTGATGATCCTGCCGTACGCCTTCCCGTCCTTCCTCTCTGCGCTGGTCTGGGCCGGCATGATGAACGAGAGCTTCGGGTTCATCAACCAGGTGCTGCTTGGCGGGGCGGCCGTTCCCTGGCTCACCGATCCGACGCTCGCGAAGGTCTCGATCCTGATCGTGAACCTCTGGCTCGGCTTCCCCTACATGTTCCTGGTTTGCACCGGGGCGCTGCAGTCGATCCCGGAGGAGCTGCAGGAGGCGGCGACCGTCGACGGGGCCAAACCGTGGGCCGTGTTCCGGCTGATCAAGCTGCCGCTGCTGCTGGTCTCGCTGGCGCCGCTGCTGATCGCCTCGTTCGCGTTCAACTTCAACAACTTCAACCTGATCTACATGCTGACGAATGGCGGGCCGCGCGACTCGAGCGCTCCGATACCGGTCGGGCACACCGACATCCTGATCTCGATGGTCTACAAGGTGGCGTTCACCGGGCAGACGCGTGACTACGGCCTGGCCAGCGCGTTCACGATCCTCATCTTCATCGTGGTCGCCATCATCTCGATCATCAGCTTCCGCAAGACCAAGGCGCTGGAGGACCTCAACTAA
- a CDS encoding sugar ABC transporter substrate-binding protein, translating to MMVKKKGLLAAGAVAVVATLALAGCASGGSDAPAGDKPSASSAGTLTVWVDAERVDALKGAAASYTEKTGVEVKLVSKDNNTIKDDFIQQVPTGKGPDITMGAHDWAGELSTNGVVAPLELGDSAANYLPIAIDAATYEGSVYLLPYAVENIAVLRNADLIPEPAANFDDMIAKGKAAGLEQPFVVEQGAEGNPYHLYPFQTGFGAPVFGTNDKGYDATDLQIGSAGGEQFATWLGAQGKNGTGVFNTDIDGEIAKQAFLDGKAAFWLTGPWNVGAAIDGGINVAIDTVPSPTGEVASPFAGVKGFYLSAESKNKVAANDFLVNYIGTEEVQLELFKAGNVLPALKAAAETASADPIIAGFAAVGAQAVPMPAIPAMGAVWQYWGIAEADVINGADPVATWQKLAADVQAAINK from the coding sequence ATGATGGTGAAAAAGAAGGGCCTGCTGGCTGCCGGTGCAGTCGCGGTCGTTGCAACTCTGGCTCTCGCGGGCTGCGCAAGCGGTGGCAGTGACGCCCCCGCCGGCGACAAGCCATCCGCCTCCTCGGCCGGGACGCTCACCGTCTGGGTCGACGCCGAGCGCGTGGACGCACTGAAGGGCGCGGCAGCCTCCTACACGGAGAAGACCGGCGTCGAGGTCAAGCTCGTCTCCAAGGACAACAACACCATCAAGGATGACTTCATCCAGCAGGTCCCGACCGGCAAGGGCCCGGACATCACCATGGGCGCCCACGACTGGGCCGGCGAGCTCTCCACCAACGGTGTGGTCGCCCCGCTCGAGCTGGGTGACAGCGCCGCGAACTACCTTCCGATCGCGATCGACGCCGCCACCTACGAGGGCTCGGTCTACCTGCTGCCCTACGCCGTCGAGAACATCGCCGTGCTGCGCAACGCAGACCTGATCCCCGAGCCCGCCGCCAACTTTGACGACATGATCGCCAAGGGCAAGGCAGCCGGCCTCGAGCAGCCGTTCGTCGTCGAGCAGGGCGCAGAGGGCAACCCCTACCACCTGTACCCGTTCCAGACCGGCTTCGGCGCCCCCGTCTTCGGCACCAACGACAAGGGCTACGACGCCACCGACCTGCAGATCGGCAGCGCGGGCGGCGAGCAGTTCGCCACCTGGCTCGGCGCCCAGGGCAAGAACGGCACCGGCGTCTTCAACACCGACATCGACGGTGAGATCGCCAAGCAGGCCTTCCTCGATGGCAAGGCCGCCTTCTGGCTGACCGGCCCGTGGAACGTCGGAGCGGCCATCGACGGCGGCATCAACGTCGCCATCGACACCGTGCCGAGCCCGACCGGCGAGGTCGCATCGCCGTTCGCCGGCGTCAAGGGCTTCTACCTCTCCGCCGAGTCGAAGAACAAGGTTGCCGCCAACGACTTCCTCGTCAACTACATCGGCACCGAAGAGGTTCAGCTCGAGCTGTTCAAGGCCGGCAACGTGCTCCCCGCGCTGAAGGCCGCTGCAGAGACCGCATCCGCCGACCCGATCATCGCCGGCTTCGCCGCCGTCGGTGCACAGGCCGTTCCGATGCCCGCCATCCCCGCGATGGGCGCCGTCTGGCAGTACTGGGGCATCGCTGAGGCTGACGTCATCAACGGTGCAGACCCTGTCGCCACGTGGCAGAAGCTTGCTGCTGACGTGCAGGCAGCGATCAACAAGTAA
- a CDS encoding glycoside hydrolase family 13 protein: MTSEWWRTAAIYQIYPRSFADANGDGMGDLAGISSRLPALAELGIDAIWLSPFQTSPQRDGGYDVADYCDVDPLFGTLADFDAMLAEAHSRGIRVIIDLVPNHSSSDHPWFQAALAAGEGSSERARYLFRDGTGENGELPPNNWESVFGGRAWTRVTNPDGTPGQWYLHLFDSSQPDFDWSNDEVREMFRDVLRFWLDRGVDGFRVDVAHGLVKADGLPDYTPPAEGGSMGGAAGIEGLNEGALDELPSAPYWAQDGVHEIYRDWRALLNEYEGDRILAAEAWVDPLPRTALWVRPDEMHQAFNFAYLETPWKAEPLRQVIDDSLATFASVGAPSTWVLSNHDVVRHASRLALTAENPQGHGIGPNSKGLPIPALGLRRARAATALMLALPGSAYIYQGEELGLPEVIDLPDDARQDPTWFRTEGQRYGRDGCRVPLPWESAAPSYGFGPTDASWLPQPSEWAELARDQQSGVEGSTLEMYKLALALRKQHALGAGELEWLDAEALGADTVAFRNGAVTVIGNTGSTPVELPESLGGTVLLASGPLEAADDRRLLPADTTVWLTA, from the coding sequence ATGACATCAGAGTGGTGGCGCACTGCCGCGATTTACCAGATCTATCCTCGTTCCTTCGCCGATGCGAACGGCGACGGCATGGGCGACCTCGCCGGCATCAGCTCCCGGCTCCCCGCTCTGGCCGAGCTCGGCATCGATGCCATCTGGCTCTCGCCGTTCCAGACCTCGCCGCAGCGCGACGGCGGCTACGACGTGGCCGACTACTGCGACGTCGACCCGCTGTTCGGCACGCTCGCCGACTTCGACGCGATGCTGGCCGAGGCGCACAGCCGCGGCATCCGGGTCATCATCGACCTCGTGCCCAACCACTCCTCGAGCGACCACCCCTGGTTCCAGGCCGCGTTGGCGGCCGGCGAGGGCAGCTCGGAGCGCGCCCGCTACCTGTTCCGCGACGGCACAGGCGAGAACGGCGAGCTTCCGCCGAACAACTGGGAGTCGGTGTTCGGCGGTCGCGCCTGGACCCGCGTGACCAACCCGGATGGCACCCCAGGCCAGTGGTACCTGCACCTCTTCGACAGCTCGCAGCCCGACTTCGACTGGTCGAACGACGAGGTGCGTGAGATGTTCCGCGACGTGCTGCGGTTCTGGCTTGATCGCGGCGTCGACGGATTCCGCGTCGACGTGGCGCACGGCCTCGTCAAGGCCGACGGGCTGCCCGACTACACCCCGCCAGCCGAGGGCGGCAGCATGGGCGGCGCCGCTGGCATCGAGGGGCTGAACGAGGGCGCCCTCGATGAGCTGCCGAGCGCTCCCTACTGGGCGCAGGATGGCGTGCACGAGATCTACCGCGACTGGCGCGCACTGCTGAACGAGTACGAGGGTGACCGCATCCTGGCCGCGGAGGCCTGGGTCGACCCGCTGCCGCGCACCGCACTCTGGGTGCGCCCCGACGAGATGCACCAGGCGTTCAACTTCGCCTACCTCGAGACGCCGTGGAAGGCCGAGCCGCTGCGCCAGGTGATCGACGACTCGTTGGCGACGTTCGCCTCCGTCGGCGCACCGAGCACCTGGGTCCTCTCCAACCACGACGTCGTGCGGCACGCCTCGCGCCTCGCCTTGACGGCCGAGAACCCGCAGGGCCACGGCATCGGCCCGAACTCGAAGGGGCTGCCCATCCCCGCGCTCGGCCTGCGCCGGGCCCGCGCGGCCACCGCGCTCATGCTCGCCCTGCCGGGCAGCGCCTACATCTATCAGGGCGAGGAGCTCGGCCTGCCCGAGGTCATCGACCTGCCGGACGACGCCCGCCAGGACCCGACCTGGTTCCGTACAGAGGGGCAGCGTTACGGCCGCGACGGATGCCGCGTGCCGCTGCCCTGGGAGTCTGCCGCGCCGTCCTACGGCTTCGGCCCGACGGACGCCTCCTGGCTGCCGCAGCCGAGCGAGTGGGCCGAGCTGGCCCGCGACCAGCAGAGCGGCGTCGAGGGCTCGACGCTCGAGATGTACAAGCTGGCGCTCGCGCTGCGCAAGCAGCACGCGCTCGGCGCAGGTGAGCTGGAGTGGCTGGATGCCGAGGCGCTGGGCGCCGACACCGTTGCGTTCCGCAACGGGGCCGTGACCGTCATCGGCAACACCGGCTCGACGCCGGTCGAGCTGCCGGAGTCGCTCGGCGGCACGGTGCTGCTCGCCAGCGGCCCGCTCGAGGCTGCCGACGACCGCCGCCTGCTGCCCGCCGACACGACCGTCTGGCTCACCGCCTAG